One Pseudomonas sp. MH9.2 DNA segment encodes these proteins:
- the murI gene encoding glutamate racemase, whose protein sequence is MTNTHEAPIGVFDSGVGGLSVLGEIRSLLPNESLLYVADCGNVPYGEKTPEFIRQRCAVIADFFQKQGAKALVLACNTATVAGVADLRERYPDWPIVGMEPAVKPAAAATRSGVVGVLATTGTLQSAKFAALLDRFALDVRVITQPCPGLVELIETGDLVSPTISNLLRSYVEPLLAAGCDTIILGCTHYPFLKPLLRQMVPESISLIDTGGAVARQLQRLLTQRELLATGPAQETQFWTSADPEDFRKILPLLWKTSGYVRFFPP, encoded by the coding sequence ATGACTAACACCCATGAAGCGCCGATTGGGGTCTTTGATTCCGGAGTTGGCGGTTTATCGGTGCTGGGTGAAATTCGCAGCCTGCTACCCAACGAGTCCCTGCTGTACGTGGCCGATTGCGGCAACGTTCCTTATGGCGAGAAAACCCCCGAGTTCATACGCCAACGCTGTGCGGTGATTGCCGATTTTTTCCAAAAGCAGGGCGCCAAAGCACTGGTGCTGGCTTGCAACACGGCCACGGTGGCAGGCGTTGCGGATTTACGCGAACGGTATCCTGACTGGCCTATCGTCGGCATGGAGCCCGCCGTCAAACCGGCAGCGGCGGCCACCCGCAGTGGCGTTGTGGGCGTGCTGGCAACCACGGGTACCTTGCAGAGCGCCAAGTTCGCGGCCTTGCTCGACCGGTTTGCACTCGATGTGCGGGTCATTACCCAGCCGTGTCCCGGTCTGGTCGAGCTGATCGAAACCGGCGATCTGGTCAGCCCGACTATCAGCAACTTGTTGCGCAGCTATGTTGAGCCGTTACTGGCTGCTGGCTGCGACACTATTATTCTCGGCTGCACGCACTATCCTTTCCTGAAGCCACTGCTGCGCCAAATGGTCCCGGAGTCGATCAGCCTGATCGACACAGGCGGTGCAGTCGCTCGGCAACTTCAACGGTTATTGACCCAGCGTGAGTTGCTGGCGACGGGGCCGGCTCAAGAAACGCAGTTCTGGACCAGTGCGGATCCGGAAGATTTCAGAAAAATCCTACCGCTGCTATGGAAAACATCTGGCTATGTGCGATTCTTCCCCCCGTAA
- a CDS encoding acyloxyacyl hydrolase has translation MKRLFCLAAIAAALMGQSVSAEAAGVELSVGQTGESTMTYRLGLQFDWDKSWLQSDVGRLTGYWGGGYTYWAGRHGASNNSLSFSPVLVYEFSGQNVKPYVEAGIGVAVFSGTRVENQQLGTSFLFEDRLGFGLRFAGGHEVGVRATHYSNAGLNDVNSGVESYALHYTMPF, from the coding sequence ATGAAGCGACTGTTTTGTTTGGCTGCGATTGCGGCCGCACTAATGGGGCAAAGTGTTAGCGCTGAAGCTGCGGGCGTCGAGTTATCGGTCGGTCAGACTGGCGAATCGACAATGACCTATCGCTTGGGCTTACAGTTTGACTGGGATAAAAGCTGGTTACAGAGTGACGTGGGTCGCCTGACGGGTTATTGGGGTGGGGGTTACACCTACTGGGCCGGCCGCCATGGCGCCAGTAACAACAGCCTGTCGTTCTCGCCGGTATTGGTTTATGAGTTCTCGGGTCAAAACGTCAAGCCGTACGTGGAAGCAGGTATTGGCGTCGCGGTTTTTTCCGGCACTCGGGTAGAAAATCAACAATTGGGCACGTCGTTTTTGTTCGAAGACCGGCTTGGGTTTGGTCTGCGCTTTGCCGGAGGGCATGAGGTCGGGGTCCGTGCGACGCACTATTCCAACGCCGGGCTCAATGACGTCAACTCGGGTGTAGAAAGTTACGCCCTGCACTACACGATGCCTTTCTAA
- a CDS encoding YkgJ family cysteine cluster protein codes for MTTINIPLTQIDAEPAVTCSTCAACCCQLEVMLITDTGVPERYIDTDDWGGEVMLRLDDGWCAALDRNTMMCSIYEKRPLICREFETGEADCLHERRGIATAYL; via the coding sequence ATGACAACCATCAACATTCCATTGACCCAAATCGACGCAGAACCGGCCGTCACGTGTTCAACCTGTGCAGCCTGTTGCTGCCAGCTGGAAGTGATGCTGATCACTGATACCGGCGTGCCTGAACGTTACATCGATACCGACGATTGGGGTGGCGAGGTCATGTTGCGTCTGGATGACGGCTGGTGCGCGGCGCTGGATCGCAACACCATGATGTGCAGCATCTACGAAAAACGCCCACTGATTTGCCGCGAGTTCGAAACAGGCGAAGCGGATTGCCTGCACGAACGCCGTGGGATCGCCACGGCGTATCTGTGA
- a CDS encoding DUF2878 domain-containing protein produces the protein MRRQLANALLFQIGWFVCVLGGNSPWLLIAAGVLCVHLLWISSWQAEGKLLISVTLVGTLLDSALQTLGVFDFDSGGPLIPLWLILLWAVLATTLNHCLAWTAKPWWRASLLGAIGGPLSYYAGSQMAGVHLPLGVWPSLLLLGLIWAVLFPLLQGLAYFLHPTYRLYE, from the coding sequence ATGCGTAGACAGCTGGCCAACGCGCTGCTGTTTCAGATCGGTTGGTTCGTCTGCGTACTGGGCGGTAACAGCCCGTGGTTACTGATCGCGGCGGGCGTGCTGTGCGTGCATCTGCTGTGGATAAGTTCATGGCAGGCGGAGGGCAAACTGCTGATCAGCGTGACGCTGGTCGGCACCTTGCTCGACAGTGCCTTGCAGACGCTAGGTGTATTCGATTTTGACAGTGGCGGGCCGTTGATCCCGCTGTGGTTGATCCTGTTATGGGCCGTATTGGCGACCACGCTCAATCACTGCCTGGCCTGGACCGCCAAGCCCTGGTGGCGCGCCAGCCTGCTCGGCGCCATCGGCGGACCGCTGTCGTATTACGCAGGTTCGCAGATGGCGGGGGTCCATTTGCCATTGGGAGTATGGCCAAGCCTATTGTTGCTGGGGCTGATCTGGGCCGTTTTGTTTCCGTTGCTGCAAGGTCTGGCATATTTTCTGCACCCGACATACCGCCTTTACGAATAA
- a CDS encoding cyclopropane-fatty-acyl-phospholipid synthase family protein, giving the protein MKSSSVSASLSTNSLTANILRRGVLRQLARLQRGQLVVIEGDERQVFGAAGSVQQAQVHILDPAVWGMIASNGSIGAGEAFIHGYWSTPDLTMVIRVFVSNLEVLDAMEGGLAKLGRPFIQALHWLNRNTRKGSQKNIEAHYDLGNELFEQFLDPTMMYSAAQFLSPDDTLEQAQLNKLERICQKLDLKPTDHLLEIGTGWGSMAIYAAQYYGCKVTTTTLSKEQFAYTEKRIAKMGLKDQVTLLLKDYRDLTGQYDKLVSIEMIEAVGHRFLPTYFKQCAQLLNKNGLMLLQAITIREQRYEQAKNSVDFIQRYIFPGGALPSVQRMLEIVGRDTDMNILHMEDFGLHYARTLRLWHDNFRHAHGYLTELGYDDYFLRLWEFYLCYCEGGFLERTIGTAQLLLAKPDALPQPLLGRFDA; this is encoded by the coding sequence ATGAAAAGCAGTAGCGTATCGGCCAGCTTGAGCACCAACAGCCTCACAGCGAATATTCTGCGGCGCGGCGTATTGCGCCAGCTTGCCCGCTTGCAGCGCGGGCAACTGGTGGTCATAGAGGGCGACGAGCGTCAGGTATTCGGCGCGGCCGGTTCCGTACAGCAAGCGCAGGTCCATATTCTCGACCCCGCCGTCTGGGGCATGATCGCCAGCAACGGCTCGATCGGCGCGGGCGAAGCGTTTATCCATGGTTACTGGAGCACTCCCGACCTGACAATGGTGATCAGGGTTTTCGTCAGCAACCTGGAAGTGCTCGACGCCATGGAGGGGGGGCTGGCCAAACTGGGAAGACCTTTCATTCAGGCCTTGCATTGGCTCAATCGCAATACGCGCAAGGGCTCGCAGAAAAACATCGAGGCCCACTATGACCTCGGCAACGAACTGTTCGAACAGTTTCTCGACCCGACCATGATGTATTCCGCGGCACAGTTCCTCAGTCCAGATGACACTCTGGAACAGGCACAGCTGAACAAACTGGAGCGTATCTGCCAGAAACTTGACCTCAAACCCACCGATCATTTACTGGAAATCGGCACGGGCTGGGGCAGCATGGCTATTTATGCGGCGCAATATTACGGCTGTAAAGTCACCACCACTACCCTGTCAAAAGAGCAATTCGCTTACACCGAGAAGCGCATCGCCAAGATGGGTTTAAAAGACCAGGTGACACTGTTACTGAAGGACTATCGCGACCTGACCGGCCAATACGACAAACTGGTGTCCATCGAAATGATCGAAGCGGTAGGCCACCGGTTTTTGCCAACCTATTTCAAACAGTGCGCACAGCTGCTGAACAAAAACGGGCTGATGCTGCTGCAAGCGATCACCATCCGCGAGCAGCGTTACGAGCAAGCCAAAAATAGCGTCGATTTTATCCAGCGCTACATTTTCCCCGGCGGCGCTTTACCGTCGGTGCAGCGGATGCTGGAGATCGTCGGCCGTGACACCGACATGAACATCCTGCACATGGAGGATTTCGGCCTGCACTACGCGAGAACCCTGCGCCTGTGGCACGACAATTTTCGTCACGCCCACGGCTACTTGACTGAACTGGGCTATGACGATTACTTCCTGCGGTTGTGGGAGTTTTACTTGTGCTACTGCGAAGGTGGCTTCCTTGAACGGACCATCGGCACCGCGCAATTACTGCTGGCCAAACCCGACGCGCTGCCGCAACCGTTACTCGGGCGTTTCGATGCGTAG
- a CDS encoding DUF1365 domain-containing protein: MNSALYSGWVAHRRFSPKPHDFRYRIGLLYLDLDEQDAVLGLSPLAGSSRFAPFSFRQSDYLHTYTGRGVPLIDAVRELVGAALGHTPQGSVCLLTQARSWGLAFNPVSFFYCHESDGRLAAILCEVSNTPWRERYHYILPANGAGHQHFAVAKAFHVSPFLPPDLEYRMSFSPPAEKLGIHMADWQGELKVFDATLNLQRQALSRASLHRHLLEFPWMTAKTCLAIYWQALRLLIKRMPIFSHRAADGAYRIAAVQPKEPRHEKQ; the protein is encoded by the coding sequence GTGAACAGCGCCCTGTACAGCGGCTGGGTCGCCCATCGGCGGTTTTCGCCCAAGCCTCATGACTTCCGCTATCGGATCGGCCTGCTGTATCTGGACCTGGACGAACAGGACGCAGTGCTTGGCCTGTCACCTCTGGCCGGCAGCAGCCGTTTTGCGCCGTTTTCGTTTCGCCAAAGCGACTACCTGCACACGTACACCGGGCGCGGCGTGCCCCTGATCGATGCGGTGCGTGAGCTGGTCGGCGCCGCTCTGGGCCACACCCCCCAAGGTTCGGTTTGCCTGCTGACCCAAGCCCGTAGTTGGGGCCTGGCCTTCAACCCGGTGAGCTTCTTCTATTGCCATGAGAGCGACGGCCGACTGGCCGCGATCCTCTGCGAAGTCAGTAATACGCCGTGGCGCGAGCGCTATCACTACATCCTGCCGGCCAACGGAGCAGGCCATCAGCATTTCGCGGTGGCCAAGGCCTTCCACGTTTCGCCGTTTCTACCACCCGACCTGGAGTACCGCATGAGCTTCAGCCCTCCGGCCGAAAAGCTCGGCATTCACATGGCCGACTGGCAGGGCGAACTCAAGGTGTTCGACGCCACGCTCAACCTGCAACGCCAGGCCCTGAGCCGCGCCAGCCTGCATCGTCATTTGCTCGAGTTTCCGTGGATGACCGCCAAAACCTGCCTGGCTATCTACTGGCAAGCGTTGCGCCTGTTGATCAAACGGATGCCGATTTTCTCTCATCGGGCCGCCGACGGCGCCTACCGCATTGCCGCCGTGCAACCCAAGGAACCTCGCCATGAAAAGCAGTAG
- a CDS encoding NAD(P)/FAD-dependent oxidoreductase: MKVAIIGSGIAGLTTAYLLNRNHEISVFEAADWIGGHTHTVDVTVNGQQHAIDTGFIVFNDWTYPNFIRLLSTLGVTFKATEMSFSVCDPISGIEYNGNTLNSLFAQRSNLCSPSFWGMLRDILRFNREALSDLHSQRIAADTTLGAYLKTGGYGQRFTEHYIVPMGAAIWSMSLADMLSFPLQFFVRFFKNHGLLSVNHRPQWCVVEGGSSRYIEPMTASFREKIRLNCPVIRVERDDIGVRVHSAAGSERFDKVVFACHSDQALHLLAQPTQAEQDILGALPYADNDVVLHTDIQLLPKRPLAWASWNYRLGGAGQHLAAVTYDMNILQGIDSDTRFCVSLNQTAAIDPSKILARYRYAHPQYSLTAVAAQARWEELHGDKHTYYCGAYWANGFHEDGVVSGLRVAQAFGESL; this comes from the coding sequence ATGAAAGTCGCGATCATTGGCAGTGGCATCGCGGGGCTGACTACCGCGTATTTGCTCAATCGCAACCACGAGATCAGCGTGTTTGAAGCCGCTGACTGGATTGGCGGTCATACCCATACCGTGGACGTGACCGTCAACGGCCAACAGCACGCCATTGATACCGGCTTCATCGTGTTCAACGACTGGACCTACCCGAACTTCATTCGCTTGCTGTCCACGCTGGGCGTGACCTTCAAGGCCACGGAGATGAGCTTTTCGGTGTGCGACCCTATTTCGGGCATTGAGTACAACGGTAATACCCTCAACAGCTTGTTTGCTCAGCGCAGCAACCTCTGTTCGCCCTCGTTCTGGGGGATGTTGCGCGACATCCTGCGCTTCAACCGCGAAGCGCTGAGCGATCTGCACAGCCAACGTATTGCAGCCGACACAACCCTCGGCGCCTACTTGAAAACCGGGGGTTACGGACAACGGTTCACTGAGCATTACATCGTGCCTATGGGGGCCGCGATCTGGTCGATGTCATTGGCCGACATGCTTTCGTTTCCTCTGCAATTTTTTGTGCGGTTCTTCAAGAATCACGGCCTGCTCTCGGTCAATCATCGGCCGCAGTGGTGTGTGGTCGAAGGGGGATCAAGCCGTTACATCGAACCCATGACAGCCTCGTTTCGCGAAAAGATTCGCCTCAACTGCCCTGTGATCCGAGTCGAGCGCGACGACATCGGCGTGCGGGTTCACAGCGCTGCGGGCAGCGAGCGTTTTGACAAGGTGGTATTTGCCTGTCACAGCGATCAAGCCTTGCACCTGTTGGCGCAACCGACACAGGCCGAACAAGACATCCTTGGCGCCCTGCCCTACGCCGATAATGATGTGGTGCTGCACACCGATATCCAGCTGTTGCCCAAGCGTCCCTTGGCCTGGGCCAGTTGGAACTACCGCCTGGGCGGTGCTGGCCAGCACCTCGCGGCAGTGACATACGACATGAACATCCTGCAAGGGATCGACAGCGACACCCGGTTTTGCGTGAGCCTGAACCAGACGGCCGCCATCGACCCGAGCAAGATCCTCGCTCGCTACCGCTACGCGCATCCGCAATACAGCCTGACTGCCGTTGCGGCGCAAGCGCGCTGGGAAGAACTGCATGGTGACAAACATACCTACTATTGCGGCGCTTACTGGGCCAACGGCTTTCATGAGGATGGCGTGGTCAGTGGCCTGCGAGTAGCCCAGGCTTTCGGTGAATCGCTGTGA
- a CDS encoding SDR family NAD(P)-dependent oxidoreductase codes for MTHPDARRIWLTGASSGIGLALAEELLKSGHRLALTARTLGPLEALDERYPRQVLLAPGDITDSEQVKVIGERIGQIWGSVDTVILNAGTCEYVDCKQFDAALVERVVRTNLLASSYCVQEALPLLRQGRKPHLVAVSSSVTYLPLSCAEAYGASKAGLRYLFEALRIDLAHEGIDVTLISPGFVDTPLTAQNDFPMPMRWPVDKAARHIAERLQRPRRPLEIAFPAAFIFTLRLLALLPTRLQLALGKCMVRSSNAERNTP; via the coding sequence ATGACGCATCCCGACGCACGACGCATCTGGCTGACCGGCGCCAGCAGTGGCATCGGCCTGGCGCTGGCCGAAGAACTGCTCAAGTCCGGCCACCGACTGGCCCTGACTGCGCGCACGCTGGGGCCGCTCGAAGCTCTGGATGAACGTTACCCGCGCCAGGTTCTGCTGGCGCCCGGCGACATCACCGACAGCGAACAGGTCAAGGTCATTGGCGAACGCATTGGCCAGATATGGGGTTCTGTGGACACCGTGATCCTGAATGCCGGCACCTGTGAATATGTCGACTGCAAACAGTTCGACGCGGCGCTGGTCGAGCGCGTAGTGCGGACCAATTTGCTGGCGAGCAGTTACTGCGTCCAGGAAGCGCTGCCACTGCTGCGCCAAGGTAGAAAACCGCACCTCGTCGCCGTCTCCAGTTCAGTGACCTACCTACCGCTGTCCTGCGCGGAAGCCTACGGCGCTTCTAAGGCAGGCCTGCGTTATCTGTTCGAAGCCTTGCGCATTGACCTGGCTCACGAAGGGATCGACGTCACCCTCATCAGCCCGGGTTTTGTCGATACACCACTGACCGCCCAAAACGATTTCCCCATGCCCATGCGCTGGCCCGTGGACAAGGCCGCCCGGCACATTGCCGAACGCCTTCAACGCCCGCGCCGCCCCTTGGAGATAGCCTTCCCCGCCGCATTCATTTTCACCCTGCGCCTATTGGCGCTACTGCCCACACGCCTGCAACTCGCGCTGGGCAAATGCATGGTTCGCTCATCGAACGCGGAGAGGAACACCCCATGA
- a CDS encoding nuclear transport factor 2 family protein: MSDFLRQFAQRFAELDKHNLDRLGELYSDDVVFTDPLHEIHGLKDVHRYFGELYANVSQLRFDFYAFDQLREGKGYLRWTLSFCHPRLNAGQLIRVEGCSHLLWHDKVYQHRDFFDAGALLYEHVPVMGRAIAWLKRRLV; the protein is encoded by the coding sequence ATGAGTGACTTTCTGCGCCAGTTCGCCCAACGCTTTGCCGAACTGGATAAGCACAACCTGGATCGGCTCGGCGAGCTGTACAGCGACGACGTGGTGTTTACCGACCCCTTGCATGAAATTCATGGCCTCAAGGATGTGCACCGTTATTTCGGCGAGCTGTACGCCAACGTCAGTCAGTTGCGCTTCGATTTTTATGCGTTCGATCAACTACGCGAAGGCAAAGGCTACCTGCGCTGGACCCTGAGTTTTTGTCACCCTCGATTAAATGCCGGTCAACTGATTCGGGTTGAGGGCTGCTCACACTTGCTATGGCACGACAAGGTTTACCAGCACCGCGACTTCTTCGACGCTGGCGCCCTGCTCTATGAGCACGTGCCTGTCATGGGACGAGCCATCGCCTGGCTAAAAAGGAGATTGGTATGA
- the phrB gene encoding deoxyribodipyrimidine photo-lyase, which yields MQLIWLRSDLRLHDNTALTAAMERGPTVAVYLISPGQWQAHDDAACKVDFWLRNLVELGQALSALNVPLLIRYADTWDQAPKVLLDLCKEHTIAGLHLNDEYGINETNRDRSVAEALEQAGINVYRYLDQLLFKPGSVLTKAGNFFQVFSQFRRVCYSRLHEAMPRLVHAPEAQHRLNIHSDPVPHHVEGFAPPTEALRALWPAGEDEARRRLEAFTDEHIGYYQSERDFPAKPGTSQLSAYLVAGVISPRQCLHAALMSNHGEFETGNVGCVTWINELLWREFYKHTLVGSPRVSRHRTFRPETEAVPWRDAPEELAAWQEARTGLPIIDAAMRQLLETGWMHNRLRMVVAMFLTKNLLIDWRLGERFFMQHLIDGDLAANNGGWQWSSSTGTDSAPYFRIFNPLSQSERFDGEGHFIKRWLPVLGNLNKKDIHNPAAMGGLFGVGDYPKPMVDLRASRERALAAFKGLPHRQPAGGCYE from the coding sequence ATGCAACTGATTTGGCTGCGCAGCGACCTGCGCCTGCACGACAACACTGCCTTGACCGCCGCCATGGAGCGCGGCCCGACGGTAGCGGTGTACCTGATCAGCCCAGGGCAGTGGCAGGCCCATGACGATGCCGCCTGCAAGGTCGACTTCTGGTTGCGTAACCTGGTTGAACTGGGACAGGCGCTGAGTGCGTTGAATGTGCCGCTGTTGATCCGTTACGCCGACACGTGGGACCAGGCGCCCAAGGTGCTGCTCGATCTGTGCAAGGAGCACACCATCGCGGGCCTGCATCTCAACGACGAATACGGTATCAATGAGACGAATCGGGATCGCTCCGTCGCCGAAGCCCTGGAGCAGGCCGGAATAAATGTCTATCGCTACCTCGATCAGTTGCTCTTCAAACCCGGCAGCGTCCTGACCAAAGCCGGTAATTTTTTCCAGGTCTTCAGTCAGTTCCGCAGAGTCTGCTATTCGCGTCTGCACGAAGCCATGCCGCGCCTAGTCCACGCGCCTGAAGCGCAACACAGGCTGAATATCCACAGTGATCCCGTGCCGCATCATGTCGAGGGTTTCGCCCCACCGACGGAGGCGTTGCGCGCGCTTTGGCCCGCAGGAGAAGACGAGGCGCGTCGACGTCTCGAAGCCTTCACCGACGAACATATCGGTTACTACCAGAGCGAACGGGACTTTCCGGCAAAACCCGGCACCAGCCAGCTGTCTGCGTATCTGGTGGCTGGGGTGATATCGCCGCGTCAATGCCTGCACGCCGCGCTGATGAGCAACCACGGCGAATTCGAGACCGGCAACGTCGGCTGCGTCACCTGGATCAACGAACTGCTCTGGCGTGAATTCTACAAACATACCTTGGTCGGCTCCCCACGGGTTTCCCGACACCGCACCTTCCGCCCGGAAACCGAAGCGGTGCCGTGGCGCGACGCGCCTGAAGAATTGGCGGCGTGGCAAGAAGCCCGCACCGGCCTGCCCATTATTGATGCCGCCATGCGCCAACTGCTGGAAACAGGCTGGATGCACAACCGGCTACGGATGGTCGTCGCCATGTTCCTGACCAAAAACCTGCTGATCGATTGGCGCCTGGGTGAGCGGTTTTTCATGCAGCACTTGATTGACGGCGACCTGGCGGCAAACAACGGAGGCTGGCAATGGAGTTCGTCCACAGGGACCGACTCGGCGCCCTATTTCCGGATTTTCAACCCACTCAGCCAGTCGGAGAGATTCGACGGTGAAGGTCATTTCATCAAACGCTGGCTGCCCGTGCTGGGGAATCTGAACAAAAAAGATATCCACAACCCGGCGGCCATGGGCGGTCTGTTCGGCGTGGGCGACTACCCGAAACCCATGGTTGATTTGAGAGCAAGCCGCGAGCGTGCACTGGCTGCCTTTAAAGGCCTGCCGCATCGACAGCCTGCAGGTGGCTGCTATGAGTGA
- a CDS encoding MerR family transcriptional regulator: MNDSSCEALDNAPESGPDAYALALKQGWLPIREVARQTGVNAVTLRAWERRYGLVVPQRTPKGHRLYSAEHVQRILKILTWLNRGVSVSQVKHLLDTHQPVANNPENDWDTLRQALMHAISQLDERKVDETVNQAMALYPPRTLCEQLLLPLLAELEQCWQGQFGAQLERVFFYSWLRSKLGARIYYNNRQLKGAPLLLVNQSDLPLEPHLWLTAWLISSADCPVQVFDWPLPNGELALAVEYLQARALLLYSSKALNLSQLPKLLGNIACPKLLAGPTVCIHFAELSVSTTEIDGLTLAEDPLSAQTALHQLGLI; the protein is encoded by the coding sequence ATGAACGATTCTAGCTGCGAGGCACTCGACAATGCCCCGGAATCCGGGCCCGATGCCTACGCATTGGCGCTGAAACAAGGCTGGTTGCCGATCCGTGAAGTCGCCCGACAAACCGGGGTCAACGCCGTCACCCTGCGCGCATGGGAACGGCGCTACGGACTGGTAGTGCCACAGCGCACGCCTAAAGGTCATCGCCTGTATTCGGCCGAACATGTGCAACGCATCCTGAAGATTTTGACATGGCTCAACCGTGGCGTATCGGTCAGCCAGGTCAAACACCTGCTCGACACTCATCAGCCGGTCGCGAACAACCCTGAAAACGACTGGGACACTTTGCGCCAGGCGTTGATGCACGCGATCAGCCAACTGGACGAGCGCAAGGTCGACGAAACCGTCAACCAGGCCATGGCGCTGTACCCGCCTCGCACCCTTTGCGAGCAGCTTTTGCTGCCGTTGCTGGCAGAGCTGGAACAGTGCTGGCAGGGACAGTTCGGCGCGCAACTGGAGCGAGTATTTTTCTACTCGTGGCTGCGCAGCAAGTTGGGAGCACGGATCTACTACAACAACCGCCAACTCAAGGGCGCCCCTCTGTTACTGGTCAATCAGTCCGACCTGCCACTGGAACCGCACCTGTGGCTGACTGCCTGGCTGATCAGCAGCGCAGATTGCCCGGTACAGGTCTTCGATTGGCCGCTGCCGAACGGCGAATTGGCGCTCGCGGTGGAATACCTGCAGGCCCGCGCCCTGCTGCTGTATTCCAGCAAGGCGCTGAACCTCAGTCAATTGCCCAAGCTGCTGGGCAACATCGCCTGCCCCAAATTACTGGCCGGGCCAACGGTGTGCATCCATTTTGCCGAGCTGTCCGTATCGACCACTGAGATCGACGGATTGACGCTTGCCGAAGATCCACTGTCAGCTCAAACCGCACTGCACCAACTCGGGCTTATCTAA
- a CDS encoding DUF523 and DUF1722 domain-containing protein: MTSTPAIHKPKLGVSACLMGVEVRFNGGHKESHLCTRSLTEYFDFVPACPEVAIGMGIPREAIRLIGDPANPQAVGSVHSELNVTQALADYGTHMATEMDDICGYIFMQKSPSCGLERVKVYQDNGVPATDGGRGIYAQAFCARHPNLPVEEDGRLNDPVLRENFITRVFAYADWQALLRNGLTRRGLTEFHSRYKYQLMANHPAQYRVLGKMLGSMAKADPNEVGPRYFSELMSALKKCATRGTHTNVLQHLNGYFKKTMSAGDSQEMQRLIAQYRRGVVPLVVPLTLLKHHLRQNPDPYVAQQIYLQPHPENLSLRNAI, encoded by the coding sequence ATGACCAGCACCCCCGCCATCCACAAACCGAAGCTCGGTGTCAGCGCCTGCCTGATGGGCGTCGAAGTGCGTTTTAACGGCGGCCACAAAGAATCGCACCTATGCACCCGAAGCCTGACTGAGTATTTCGACTTCGTACCGGCCTGCCCGGAAGTGGCCATCGGCATGGGCATTCCCCGCGAAGCCATTCGCCTGATCGGTGACCCCGCTAATCCGCAGGCGGTCGGCAGCGTGCACAGCGAATTGAACGTGACCCAGGCGCTGGCAGATTACGGCACGCACATGGCGACCGAAATGGACGACATCTGCGGCTACATTTTTATGCAAAAGTCCCCCTCATGCGGCCTGGAGCGGGTCAAGGTCTACCAGGACAACGGCGTACCGGCAACAGACGGTGGTCGCGGGATTTATGCCCAGGCTTTTTGCGCTCGGCACCCGAATCTGCCGGTGGAAGAAGACGGTCGCCTCAATGACCCAGTGCTGCGAGAAAACTTCATCACCCGCGTATTTGCCTACGCCGACTGGCAAGCCTTGCTGCGTAACGGGCTGACCCGTCGCGGGCTGACCGAATTCCACTCACGCTACAAATACCAACTGATGGCCAACCACCCGGCGCAGTACAGAGTGCTTGGGAAGATGCTCGGTTCCATGGCCAAAGCCGATCCGAATGAAGTCGGCCCGCGCTACTTCAGCGAGTTGATGAGCGCGCTGAAAAAATGCGCCACCCGTGGCACCCACACCAATGTCCTGCAGCACCTCAACGGTTATTTCAAAAAAACCATGAGCGCTGGGGACAGCCAGGAAATGCAGCGCCTGATTGCTCAATATCGCCGAGGCGTCGTGCCGTTGGTGGTGCCCTTGACCTTGCTCAAGCACCACTTGCGCCAAAACCCCGACCCGTACGTGGCCCAGCAGATTTACCTGCAACCGCACCCGGAAAATCTCAGCCTGCGAAATGCGATCTAA
- a CDS encoding TIGR02450 family Trp-rich protein, translating to MNRLNPRKLLLSKWTAAHPQHREKHFLVTELFCDEEGNVLDIELQAVLTQRSERFPWQTLQNTEAWCLGWK from the coding sequence ATGAACCGTCTCAATCCGCGTAAATTGCTGCTGTCCAAGTGGACAGCAGCCCATCCTCAACACCGTGAAAAGCATTTTCTGGTCACCGAACTGTTCTGCGACGAAGAAGGCAACGTGCTGGATATCGAATTGCAAGCCGTGCTCACCCAGCGCAGTGAGCGCTTTCCCTGGCAAACCCTGCAAAACACTGAAGCCTGGTGCCTCGGCTGGAAGTAG